Within Vallitalea okinawensis, the genomic segment TCATGTCTTTAAGTTGGCTTTCATACTTAGTTAATACATAATCACAATTCATTCTAAATCCTCCTTAAAGCTTGTATTTCCAAGTTTTTCATGCTATAATTGACTTAACAGTTTTGATTTTTACTTTATGTCGTTAAAGGTTATTCTTTTAATGGCATTTTTTTTATTCCCTTGATATATGTAATCTCTTGCTTTACAACCATTTAGTGTTTGAGGTATCTCATATTCACTTTCATTTATTAAATAATTATTAGTTTTTTCTAGGCTTTTTCCTACCATGAATTCAATTTCATCATCCATCCAACCATACTTGTTACAGTTATTTGTCATTATGATAGGCTTGTCCAATCCCTTTGAACAGAGATAACTTTTTTCACCTGCTAATCGAACTATGTTTTCCTCTTTTAGCATGTATTGCATGGTCTTTGTTATGTATGCACCTACGTTTTTGAGCCTGTCAGAGGTGTTTTGAGCCGTCATGTCTTCCCTATCCTTATTTATATATAAACCATCCTTTTTCCCTATGCAATCGAGCCATACACCACCTAGTTTCCATATCTTATCTTTGAATACGTCCCACTTGATGAATGGCATATTGAAAAATATACAATGGTAATGGATTGCACCTCTGTTATTTTCGTCTTGAAACTCCATGACTGCCACATATCT encodes:
- a CDS encoding rolling circle replication-associated protein, giving the protein MTLTFDDNKVNGKFDITDVQQCNDQFRKFIMRFNYQVRKEDENYKLRYVAVMEFQDENNRGAIHYHCIFFNMPFIKWDVFKDKIWKLGGVWLDCIGKKDGLYINKDREDMTAQNTSDRLKNVGAYITKTMQYMLKEENIVRLAGEKSYLCSKGLDKPIIMTNNCNKYGWMDDEIEFMVGKSLEKTNNYLINESEYEIPQTLNGCKARDYIYQGNKKNAIKRITFNDIK